From Salvelinus namaycush isolate Seneca chromosome 27, SaNama_1.0, whole genome shotgun sequence, the proteins below share one genomic window:
- the LOC120022514 gene encoding 40S ribosomal protein S19-like has product MPGVTVKDVNQQEFVRALSAFLKKSGKLKVPDWVDIVKLAKHKELAPSDENWFYTRAASTVRHLYLRGGAGVGSMTKIYGGRQRNGVCPAHFSVGSKNVARMVLQALELLKMVEKNPNGGRRLTAQGTRDLDRIAGQVAAAKLPPKAAPTV; this is encoded by the coding sequence ATGCCTGGTGTCACAGTGAAAGACGTCAACCAGCAGGAGTTTGTCCGTGCCCTATCGGCTTTCCTGAAGAAGTCAGGAAAGCTGAAGGTCCCAGATTGGGTGGACATTGTCAAGCTGGCCAAACACAAGGAGCTGGCCCCCAGCGATGAGAACTGGTTCTACACCAGAGCTGCTTCCACAGTGCGCCACCTGTACCTGCGTGGGGGTGCAGGTGTGGGCTCCATGACCAAGATCTATGGTGGTCGCCAGAGGAACGGTGTGTGCCCTGCCCACTTCAGTGTCGGCTCCAAAAACGTGGCCCGCATGGTGCTGCAGGCCCTCGAGCTTCTCAAGATGGTGGAGAAGAACCCCAACGGAGGTCGCAGACTAACCGCCCAGGGAACCAGAGATCTGGACAGGATTGCTGGCCAGGTTGCAGCTGCAAAGTTGCCCCCGAAGGCTGCCCCCACAGTTTAA